One stretch of Lytechinus variegatus isolate NC3 chromosome 17, Lvar_3.0, whole genome shotgun sequence DNA includes these proteins:
- the LOC121430724 gene encoding uncharacterized protein LOC121430724, which translates to MEQSHRYNTPITNWKWGYAILLSKFVINMWCGIPKSFGVILPEMVDRFSANYATLGFICSIPGTITLFLGPFTSLLLERVDHRVAAMSGAVIIAVCLISCGFTYNLTVFGVLLGLTGVRSFVYLPITLQLNKYFKENFVLANTLASFGITTGIMFLPIITERSLEAYGYQGVFLILGGIMLHLVAAAAVIRKPIYNTRDHVTEQASSDKDASKVCCHELCDGEECSLKIEGSQQDKRTTGESRKDATEIDEQEGLLSYGDGDIHRNEQQHSGSNPDMPEEQHSRLTTDDHQDHGDGSHETFCSLLISRCKPFLANEALFLICIPSYLFNVYAFDAWVLFLVPHAEDLGISSSRAVFLSSIGGVGGLIGRLIVVVLLVRKIDMIKIYIVVGFITSLTFFLDFTDESFLVRSVWAFIQGVCFFIQDTSGATYLKFVLRDESNFGFGLGLILLAHGFGSISSGIFTGTLLDFTQSYTKVFMITGISSACFTVNVTVIYLLLKRRSDTESVFNKSA; encoded by the exons ATGGAACAATCCCATCGTTACAATACCCCAATCACTAACTGGAAGTGGGGTTACGCTATCTTACTCTCCAAGTTCGTGATCAATATGTGGTGTGGCATCCCCAAATCCTTTGGTGTTATCCTCCCTGAGATGGTTGATAGATTCAGCGCGAATTACGCTACTTTAGGATTCATCTGCAGTATTCCTGGTACAATCACGCTCTTTTTAG GTCCCTTTACTTCCTTGTTGCTTGAGAGGGTCGATCATCGTGTTGCTGCTATGTCAGGAGCGGTAATAATAGCAGTGTGTCTAATATCATGTGGCTTCACTTACAACCTCACTGTTTTCGGTGTGCTTCTCGGACTTACAG GTGTAAGATCCTTTGTATATTTACCAATTACGCTCCAGTTGAACAAATATTTTAAGGAGAACTTTGTTTTGGCCAATACCCTAGCATCATTCGGTATAACAACGGGGATAATGTTCTTACCTATCATTACTGAACGATCGCTGGAAGCTTACGGTTATCAAGGGGTGTTTCTGATACTTGGGGGAATCATGCTTCATTTGGTGGCAGCGGCAGCCGTTATTCGAAAACCGATATACAATACCAGAGACCATGTCACTGAGCAGGCTTCTTCTGATAAAGATGCATCTAAGGTTTGCTGTCATGAACTTTGCGACGGTGAAGAATGCAGCCTAAAGATTGAAGGAAGTCAACAAGATAAAAGGACGACAGGTGAATCAAGAAAGGATGCAACTGAGATTGATGAACAAGAGGGATTATTATCATATGGCGATGGAGATATTCACCGAAATGAGCAGCAACATAGTGGAAGCAATCCTGACATGCCTGAAGAGCAGCACAGCAGGTTGACCACTGATGATCATCAGGATCATGGTGATGGTTCTCATGAAACATTCTGCTCGCTATTAATATCACGCTGTAAACCCTTCCTGGCCAATGAAGCCCTTTTCTTGATATGCATCCCATCGTATCTCTTTAATGTTTATGCTTTCGACGCTTGGGTATTGTTCCTGGTGCCTCACGCAGAAGACCTCGGAATCAGTTCATCCAGGGCCGTTTTTCTGTCTTCAATTGGTGGTGTCGGCGGATTAATTGGCAGATTGATTGTAGTCGTTTTACTCGTTAGGAAAATCGACATGATCAAAATTTATATCGTAGTCGGTTTTATAACCAGTTTGACATTTTTCTTGGATTTTACCGATGAATCGTTCCTTGTTCGTTCAGTCTGGGCATTTATTCAGGGAGTCTGCTTTTTCATACAGGACACGTCCGGTGCAACTTATCTGAAATTCGTTCTGAGAGATGAAAGCAACTTCGGTTTCGGCCTTGGGCTGATACTGCTGGCTCATGGTTTTGGCAGTATCTCTTCTGGAATTTTCACAG GCACCTTGCTGGATTTCACACAGTCCTACACCAAAGTCTTCATGATAACTGGAATCAGTAGCGCATGTTTCACCGTCAACGTAACAGTCATATATCTACTCTTGAAAAGGAGATCGGATACCGAGTCAGTTTTTAACAAATCTGCGTAA